From the Hevea brasiliensis isolate MT/VB/25A 57/8 chromosome 15, ASM3005281v1, whole genome shotgun sequence genome, one window contains:
- the LOC110634991 gene encoding uncharacterized protein LOC110634991, translated as MMIQRLEMCIQFIRLALEFVIIVAEAVGFVIEQNTSHQLSSQHFPAPAPFVGILP; from the coding sequence ATGATGATTCAAAGATTGGAGATGTGCATACAATTTATAAGACTGGCGTTGGAATTTGTTATCATTGTAGCTGAAGCAGTTGGATTTGTGATTGAGCAGAATACTTCTCATCAACTTTCAAGCCAACATTTTCCTGCTCCTGCTCCATTTGTTGGTATTCTTCCATGA